In Lycium ferocissimum isolate CSIRO_LF1 chromosome 7, AGI_CSIRO_Lferr_CH_V1, whole genome shotgun sequence, the sequence CCAACGTGCGTTAGTTTCTCAATTTATCTGCAAACTACTCGACAAGAGTACTCAGTCCTAAAAAATGTAGTATCCTCTGCTTCTCAAATAGATCTACTAGTTTGACAACTGATAAATGTATTGCGCTTACAAGCCTATCCAAAAGTTACTAGAAATCCAGAGATACTATAAAATGACAATAATTTAGAAGGTGAAGAAACAAAGTAGGTAGTTGAAAAGCTCTTATAACAAAATTGCGACAGTGAAAGGCAACCAGTCATGAGGTCCCAGATAAAAAAGactgcattttttattttattttggaaaaccatatGTGTTATCTTTCTTTTCTATACCACTTATATACGAGGAATTTTTCCCACCAATTAAAGAATGATTACTACATTAGTTTTATAGAATTGCAACAAGTCAACATCATTTTGATTCCATGGAAAGAGAAACTTCCCCATTCAAAGAATGAAGTGTTTCGGGAGAAAGAAAATTATGCCAAGTAATTTTGGACGACAAGAGTAACCTACTATATTTGATGCAAATTGATATAATAGAAACCATACGCTGCCACATGCAGACTGAGGATTGTTCAGTTGTTCAGCAGTTGGTCCAAGTTTCACTTTTGTCTCAGCTTCAGCCCGTCCGCACGTACAAGTTTTGCATGCTTTCCCTGTTTTTCCAACTTCACCAACTGCACCGGCAAATGTGCAACATACTGAGTTTAATACTGAAAAATCAATAATGTCAGAGGTAAACAACCTTAGCGCACTTATCTTACCACTTGGCAATTGTGATTTCTTCAGATCTTCTTCGTTGAGAAGGCTATCCTCATCAATGAGATCTGAATCATCATCGATCTGAACTTTCGGTAAACATTTTGTGACTTTCTTGATAGAAAAGGATAAGCCAACCTTCCATGAAGGTTTCTTTGCTGTGATCTGTTCACAGATTAAATTAGCCACATGACTTTTTTAAGTCAAGACCTAAGTTACTTGGACTCGCCTAAAATGTCGTCGGGTGcatgtcggatccttcaaaagtagtgtatttttggaggatttgacacgggtgcggcaacactttcgaagagtccgagtaacttaggtCAAGACCAATAACTTCAGGGCTTTTTTACAACAACATCCATGTCCCTATCCCAAACTAATCGGGGTCGGATTTGGGAATCCTCTATATCCATTCCACTTCATTTGCACCCGTTTGATTCGATTCGACTGCTCAATTTATCATTTACGACAAGTGAAGGTTTTGTAATAATAGGGATTCTATAAATTTCACCCATATCCCTATGACACCAGCATAGAATATTTAACCAAGGCTAATAGACTAAATTCAATGATTGGGTTGCAGTTGAAAACTGCATAAACATCAAAACTGTATCATCAGTGCCTAGAGGCTAGAGTAGcattattttcacaacaataacaataaagCCAGGAATAACGTTAATGCCATGAAATAGCAATTAAGAATCTTACAACAACTTCATTTatgattacaaaaaaaaataggaggTATCCGACTCTGAAATGATAAAAGGGAAAGTAATATTGAAGTGGGGATGACGCGGAGGAAGACAATAAGCAAAATACAAGGCACATGGAAGATATACTAACCACGATAGAGTGGCCAGTTTCAGATGACTGAGCATCAGATAATCCAGCCAATAATAAATTTCGCTCATGGGTGAAGTTTGCCTGCAATTCAGATGCAAAGGACAATTCACACCCCATAAAAATTCTCCACGTAAGAACTATGCACAAAGTGACAATTCACTCACCTTCGAGACTGATTGAGAACTTAGGCTAAGTAGGACTATTCCACCTGGCTTCAACACTCTTGAGATGTCCGCACATAATTTATCACTAGGAAACTCTAGGGACCTACAGATGAGAGCAACAAAATCCATAGATGCAAACTCCGCTGATGTCAGACCTGTAATAACTAGATGTTAACAGCAGTAAAAAGTATACATTATCACGGGCCTCTAGCTAAGGAGCAAGCACATCAAACAGAGGTAGAAGatacttagagcccgtttggattagctggaaaaaaaatggcttttaagcataagtgcttaaagtacttttaagtgctgaaagttattttataaataagcagttatgtgtgttggataaaagtgcttaaagggtttttagaagtaagagtagtattggaattaataaaaaattaagggataaaaggataaagttgttggtcaaaccaaaatgacttttaagccaaaaaaaaaaataagttggggttgagcaacttttggcttattttaagcattttttaacttaatttaagctgttttctatttttgccaaacactcaaataagttaaaaatggcttataaactggtttgaccaacttataagccaatccaaacgggctcttaagtAGAGTTGGcgcaaaaaaggaaaaagaagaatagGAAGGACACAAGGTCCCTCTCTTACCTAACCAATTTCTCCACACACGCCCCCCCTCCTCTATCTTACATACCGAGCTCATACTTTTATACATAAGTACAGTGAAGAAGAGCTATTTTCTTCTGTTTCTGCGTTAGTAATCTATTACATGAGGCATTCAAGGGCTGTAGCCATTGTACAATTAATTCTAGAAAATACAAACCAGAAAACCATAAAAGTACCCACTCTATATCTTTTTCATTTAAATTGGACTGCAACATCTTTAGTTCCTTCTCCATTCTTGCAAAGTCCTTCTGTCCACACAATTTTCTCTTCCAATTATTCAAACAGCTTCCTTAAGTCCCCTCTTTATCTCCAAAAACTGCCCACCAGAATTTCCCAAATGCTTCAAATTGCTATCATTGGGATTTTGGAGCCAGATAATTGATATTTCCCCCTCAGTTCGGATACTTGATCCACTGTCATTTACTTCTCAAAAAAAGATTCAGACATTTGATCCACACGAAGAAAAGAATTTACGTCATATAAAAACACACAATTCTTATATCGCAACTCTGACATTCTAATCAGTCTCTGGACAAACGGATTTCTCAATAATTGGCTCTACACTCCATTCTAGTGTACCAGGTTGCTCATGAGATCACACACAACGCAAACACTAGTCCTCAGACTTGCCAAGAACCaaaagcctaaaaaaaaaaaagcatcacGATCCCTAGGGCTTTGAGCACAGACCCAATTAAAGCACAGGCTTTTAGCAAATACAATAAACAccaaatatatgtatgtgaatataataaaaGAAGTAAAATAATATAGAAACAAACTTTAATTATTTGGACCAAAGCTTTGAAAAAAACTTGAATTAACCAAAATATGAAGTAAAAATCTATCAATCAAGTTCAAAAACAGTTTAAATCTTTTTATTaagatataaatgaaatatttcCTTCCTGGTGAATAATTTcctacctttttttcttttgataaggAACTAAATCTATAATCTCTTACTCctaatcacaaaaaaaaaaaaaagaagaagttagaaATCATAACATTTCGTAGCAATTAATATATCACTTTACCACTATCCTAATGTTTACTGCTATCCTCTTAAAGAGAGAGCCCATGGACAACAGACACATGTCCTCGTTGCCTCCACTACAGCACCATCTGAGATAAGTGAAGCGCTCTACCTGAGCTTTACTTCGCTTCAGGGCATAAGCGTGCCTAAAGCAAACACTGCTAGTCCTTTGATGTACTGGAGGGACAACAGGCCAGCCAACCACTTGAGAGTCGAGAAGATGATCGAAGGCTTATTTATCATTATGctattgaaaatttggaaacaaTGTTTGCTAAATTACCCTTTAATAGTGTCTATTTAGTAGTCTACAGTTTTCACCACTGCCCAATCAGCCTAGCCCACTTCATAAAATATTCTGACCTTGTCTATTTAATCAACTAAGACCAAACAcagatttttaaataaaactcTTCCGCAAATAAAACCTAAAAAAGGCATTGCAGCGGTCTTTCTTTTTGATAGATATAGGCATATAGCCATAGCAACAAACTTTTTCTTTGATAGGTATAAACATAACAACGAACTTAAGAAGGAAGAAGACAAGAACGTCAAAAAACCATATAGACTAGCAAACAGTATCATCATGTATATTAGCACATCCCAAAAATGAAGAGATAAAAGTCCGACTGCTGACAGTAAAGCGGGCAGAATATTGACACAGTAAGCAAAACAAGTCACACATGGTCACAGCATAAGCAGACTAGAGAAGTATCAGTTCAGCGGACATAAGGGAGAGAATGTACTCTGGGTTGAAGCTTGAGTAACAATCATAGGGTCCAACTTCTCAGCTCCCTCTTTCTTTAAGACACTGATTGCAGTGTATACCACACTAACTGGTACCATAACATCCTCGGCAAGCACCAGTATACTACCGTCTCCAACTTGGCCGTCCtacaaaagaatgaaaaccCAAATTTAGAGAAAAAGCAATCATACATTCTCAAAATTAAAAGATAGAATGAGTTTGCAACATTTACACCTCAGAAGGGCGTGTTAGCAAGATGAGCAAATTGCGGCTTTACCTATTGAAAACTCAAAGTATGAAACTGATTCAATTCCCTCTACACTTTACAACTTTATGctagtgttgtcaaaggcgtgCTTAAAAAACGCTTAATCTCGGAAGCGAGGAGCAAAACATGTTTTGTTTGATAGATTTTCtttcagtgttttaaaaggcgcgGTTAGGTTGATTACGAGCAGGTGCGGAGCTAGTAAGGGCCaagggggttcatccgaactcccttcggcgaaaaattacactgtatatacaaggtgaaaattattttttatgtatatatagtagatgttgaacccccttgactgcttctttatatttttgaatccCCTTTGTTAAAATCCTGGCTTCGCCACTGATTACGAGAGGCCAAACTTGATTTTGGTACTTCAGAAaaatacttcttcaacataCTAATAAAAGTTTAGTTAGAACAACAATCTCATAGCCATATGCACGCAAAGAAACACAAGTGAAGTTTGATGTAAAGCACTTCACACAATCAAGaatatgtattcatttctaaaaGTGAATACATATAACTAAGAATCTGTATTCTGTTAATATAACTACAAATAAAGGTAATAATGTTAATACTTGACGAGTTAACTAGGAAAGACCAAGAATCTATATTTTGTACCTACTTAAACGTGGATTCCTTAGCTCGGTGCTCATAAGTTGCATTCAGTACTCTAAAGAGATGATGGATATCTCTGTTAGATCAAGAAAAGTTAACCATCCTAATTTCTTTTATGGAAATTAGTCAATTTACCTGTAAGGGTGCCTCAGTTGGTTGAACATGGAGCTTCCATAATGGAGTTTTCAGGTTCGAAAACCTCTGCCTATGATAGCAAGAATTTGCTTTCTGATCGAGCTCGTGGCACGGGCTTGCCTGGTGTAGGTTCCCTCCTATGTGGTTTGCGGTATTGCACATGAGCTGTGAGcaccgaagggtagcggctgccggtccttgtcataaaaaaaattagttcaaTTAAACTGTTGTTTAGCTTGGAGCAAGTTTATTTATTCAAAAGATGCAAATATTTGATGATTTTGTATTacacttttcttctttttcccttaTAATTTGAACCTTCCCTTCAATAATgattaaaaaatgaaaggatAGAAGCAGGTTACAAACTTACACCAACTTAACTCGTCTACTTGATtcaaataaatataattctaattTATGGAAATTTGGGAAAGGTTAACTCTTACAGTACATAATACATTGATAGGTAAACATTTCTTCCTAGATTATATATTATTTCGTACGAACAGATAGCAACTTTCtaattttgaggaaaaaaaaagaaatggagagagatggagagagaACGGGACAGGCATGACCAGCGAGCAgacaattgaagaaaaattttcGAATTTCTTTCAGCTTTCTCACGTTTTTAATTTGAGGATTTCTTTAATCCCAATTACCAAATAGCCTATAGTAcgttttttcaataaaaattattaaaaaaaaaaaaaaaaaaaaaaaacggaattCCTAAAAACACTCTAAACTTGGCTTGGTTCCCCTCTTTCGGTATGTCGTGACCAAACTTCTAAAATtaccttattttgaaaaatgattttgcTAAAAGTGTTcttaagaaaagaattttttatgagaagcagtttgtgtttaggcaattaatttaaaaaataattttgaatagCAATTAATGTTTAGCCAAGCTGTTAAAAGTGTTTTGgggaaaaactatttttcttcCTTCTGAAAAACAGTTTCTGTTACTCCgcaaaaacacttattttcttccaaaaacttcaacaaacacctcatttttttaaataagaactttttgcaagaaaaaaaagagcactTTTAGCCTCCCAAAAATTTGATATAGGCTATTAATTAGTCTTGGACTTTGCTGTTAAAACGCATTGACAATGTAGAGAAATTTTAAAAAGCTGGGCAGTTGGGATAATATACAATCTCTTTTAAGCGTGTGGagcataaaaatttcaaaaaatcatCTTCCAGATGGTATATTTTCGATAATTAATTTCCACATAGTCATATACAATAATACGTTTGTTACAATTGTGTGTTTCTCTTATTATCTTAAAATAATACGCAATGTTTATCTTATCCCATTTTTGTAGCTTTTAAAAATttcgtctattttttttttccatgcgGTATTCGGTACCCGCATTGGGGCCCGACTAATTCGAATTCGTGCGGGTAGTCCCAccaccggggggggggggggggggggcgcaaAGCACTCTGTGAGGTGACTTCCGTCTCAAAGGGGCTCGAACTTGAGACCTCTTGATTAAGGATGGAGTAGTACCAGCCACATTGGTGGGCAAAATTTCGTCTATTGATGCAACgactttttgtttcaaatgtgtatttttttttttggatcgcATTTGTTAatgttaataaataaataagactTGCGTCGAACTCCATATTTGCTAAATcaaaaatagtcaaaatactgAAGTACCAACTATGTATTTCTTGTTATTTCTTCTTGAGATACAATAAATATTCATTTCAACTCtgtaattttcttttcatgaGCCTAATCAGTAAAACAAACTTGATCAGGGTTCTATTATGTTTATCCAAATAGAAAAAGGTATAGCTAAAACAACAGAGTTGcaattatgtacttatgtttaaTACATTTAGAACATGTAATGACTATTTATTTCAACTGTGTATCATATTTggtcaaatatttcaaaggaaAAATTGGTTAGAGCTCCattatatttatcaaaaataaaaaattagtcaATAATATAGTTCTAATTACgtgtttattttatattttttcagttgcaatgactatttatatatattgtttcaCCCTTCTTTTTTGGGCCAACTTAGTAAAAGCTTTACTTGGAACTCCATTAgtcaaaataaaaaggaaattgcATATATATAGAGATCCAATCAAGTATTGTTACAAATTTGATCCGAAAAAGATGATATAAAAAGTTAGTAAATTTGAAAAAGCATAAAATATTCTTTTAGAAAATGATTCACATGACAGGCGAGTGTATACACAAGGATGTCATTGAGGCTTACACATAATTTGAAGAGAATTAATATTTCAAGTCAAATTTAGAGGAGTGTTTTTATGTATAGGATGCAAACGACCCAATTTTTCATTGAGTTGTGTCAAGGGATGTTAACATATACTATCAAAAAGTAAGAAATTACTTTGCCTATCAACGGAATCCAAGTTTTGGGTGAAAGTGTGTCAATTGTAGCTCTCCCCTGCATATGATGGTCGGATTCAATAAGCTAATATTCTGCTTATTATTAACTAATGATATGAGCCTACAACCTAAAGCTGTACATATTACTTTGGAATAAGAActcataaatatttaattagcCATATGTGAATTCAATTGATGACGTTGATCTTCAAAGTCAAATATTATGAATTGTCCATCTTACTCTTGCCTCCGTATCCCTTATTCATAAAACTCACagtcacggaaaaaaaaaatagaagttgaatcCCTACATGAAAAAAAGGAAAGCTACTAGATCAACAATTCACTGGAAGACCAACATTTCAACTCAAATCATAAACCATGATTCCTAAAGTAAAAGCCAACatcgaaaaaaatatatacaagtaaAAACTCACCATATATAGTGGTTATACAGAGAAAATTCAGACGATAAACAAAAAACTCACCAAGAACACCATTGGCTATGATTAATTTTCTTTACTGTTTTAACAGGTTCTATActgattttgaaaataaataatactACTCCAATAAAGTTGAAGTGTTATATCTAGGAAAATAGAAGTTATCCAAACATACATACTTGAAAAAATCGGGTTTATAAGTTTcctcaaaaagagtttgttgtCTAGGATTATAAATGGAAATATGGTGCTGCATGAGTCCAAGAAAGATAAGTTCACCATCTTCTGTGCAACATAGAAGCTTAGTTTCTTTTAGAGATTGTACAAAGCGACGTAAAGCATTTCCATTCATCTTGTTCCATGATCCATACGTCCGATTCATGACCACTGGTTTCGCCACCATATAAACTAAGGCAACCTTTCAGAGGAGACATACAAAACAACTCTTCTTCACCTACACAATCCAGAGCTGAAAGCTCCTCTAATTCGTCTGACTTCACATCAAAGCGTATGATTATAGAAGTTTCACGTACCCGTTGGAGAAACTTCTTACGACGAGCGAATTTATGGTCGGATATTATAGTATTCCATGGCTTAGAAACGGATTGAAAACGTAACAAAGATTCAACTGGCAACCTAATGAGAATACAAAATAGGGTATCGTCTGGAATAAAGGACATTGTTATGTGTGTACTGCAGTTGGGAGAAAGAGTGGCGGGGCTAAATCAATAttttattagggtttatttcatgagtttaagtTAATATTGGAAAGGGAAATAAGCCCATGACGGCATAGGAGAAGAAAAATAGGATGTGTTATGATAAAAGGATTCTTTTTCCTTTACCGGTTTGTACTAAATAAAGTTTCCTTATATTATATCCTAATAATCAAATTAAATAAAGCAGGAAATAATGTCTTTAATCCCAATTCCCAAATAATCCATCACGTCTCGGAAAAACAATACCACCGAACGACGCCGTTTTGACTTCAGAGTGGTTGAGGAGGAAAGGGTTCATTTTGTTAAATACTGTTGACAGAGATGAAGATAGCAGCTCAGTTCCTTGACTTAGCAAACAAAGGAGATGAAAAATAAGCTCATCTGTTCATTGGGCTATATTGGGCCAGTCATTATTTGTTATGTCTGCCACAAGTTTAAGTCGTAGAGGACCAAGCAGTAAATATATTTTCTGTTCTGTTTTTTTTATGGAATAACTACATGATATAACAAACAATAGTAGGTATTGACATTTAGTAGTATAGTTTAATTTAATTCTTACTCATAGCAAATATTTATGTGTTAATACCATttagtaactatatatatatatatatacacacacaaaaaatagAATACTCATCCCACTGTCTCTTTTCCCCCCTCTTCTCCCCCTACTATAGTGAATGCTTGTCATCTcaagtat encodes:
- the LOC132065593 gene encoding anamorsin homolog isoform X8; protein product: MCNTANHIGGNLHQASPCHELDQKANSCYHRQRFSNLKTPLWKLHVQPTEAPLQDGQVGDGSILVLAEDVMVPVSVVYTAISVLKKEGAEKLDPMIVTQASTQSLTSAEFASMDFVALICRSLEFPSDKLCADISRVLKPGGIVLLSLSSQSVSKIDDDSDLIDEDSLLNEEDLKKSQLPSVGEVGKTGKACKTCTCGRAEAETKVKLGPTAEQLNNPQSACGSCGLGDAFRCSTCPYKGLPPFKLGEKVTLSGNFLDADI
- the LOC132065593 gene encoding anamorsin homolog isoform X4; the protein is MCNTANHIGGNLHQASPCHELDQKANSCYHRQRFSNLKTPLWKLHVQPTEAPLQDGQVGDGSILVLAEDVMVPVSVVYTAISVLKKEGAEKLDPMIVTQASTQSLTSAEFASMDFVALICRSLEFPSDKLCADISRVLKPGGIVLLSLSSQSVSKSSETGHSIVITAKKPSWKVGLSFSIKKVTKCLPKVQIDDDSDLIDEDSLLNEEDLKKSQLPSVGEVGKTGKACKTCTCGRAEAETKVKLGPTAEQLNNPQSACGSCGLGDAFRCSTCPYKGLPPFKLGEKVTLSGNFLDADI
- the LOC132065593 gene encoding anamorsin homolog isoform X1, with the translated sequence MCNTANHIGGNLHQASPCHELDQKANSCYHRQRFSNLKTPLWKLHVQPTEAPLQDGQVGDGSILVLAEDVMVPVSVVYTAISVLKKEGAEKLDPMIVTQASTQSLTSAEFASMDFVALICRSLEFPSDKLCADISRVLKPGGIVLLSLSSQSVSKANFTHERNLLLAGLSDAQSSETGHSIVITAKKPSWKVGLSFSIKKVTKCLPKVQIDDDSDLIDEDSLLNEEDLKKSQLPSVGEVGKTGKACKTCTCGRAEAETKVKLGPTAEQLNNPQSACGSCGLGDAFRCSTCPYKGLPPFKLGEKVTLSGNFLDADI
- the LOC132065593 gene encoding anamorsin homolog isoform X2 yields the protein MCNTANHIGGNLHQASPCHELDQKANSCYHRQRFSNLKTPLWKLHVQPTEAPLQDGQVGDGSILVLAEDVMVPVSVVYTAISVLKKEGAEKLDPMIVTQASTQSLTSAEFASMDFVALICRSLEFPSDKLCADISRVLKPGGIVLLSLSSQSVSKANFTHERNLLLAGLSDAQSSETGHSIVITAKKPSWKVGLSFSIKKVTKCLPKVQIDDDSDLIDEDSLLNEEDLKKSQLPSVGKTGKACKTCTCGRAEAETKVKLGPTAEQLNNPQSACGSCGLGDAFRCSTCPYKGLPPFKLGEKVTLSGNFLDADI
- the LOC132065593 gene encoding anamorsin homolog isoform X3, which gives rise to MCNTANHIGGNLHQASPCHELDQKANSCYHRQRFSNLKTPLWKLHVQPTEAPLQDGQVGDGSILVLAEDVMVPVSVVYTAISVLKKEGAEKLDPMIVTQASTQSLTSAEFASMDFVALICRSLEFPSDKLCADISRVLKPGGIVLLSLSSQSVSKANFTHERNLLLAGLSDAQSSETGHSIVITAKKPSWKVGLSFSIKKVTKCLPKVQIDDDSDLIDEDSLLNEEDLKKSQLPSVGEVGKTGKACKTCTCGRAEAETKVKLGPTAEQLNNPQSACGSCGLGDAFRCSTCPYKGLPPFKLGEKFTKI
- the LOC132065593 gene encoding anamorsin homolog isoform X7, with protein sequence MCNTANHIGGNLHQASPCHELDQKANSCYHRQRFSNLKTPLWKLHVQPTEAPLQDGQVGDGSILVLAEDVMVPVSVVYTAISVLKKEGAEKLDPMIVTQASTQSLTSAEFASMDFVALICRSLEFPSDKLCADISRVLKPGGIVLLSLSSQSVSKSSETGHSIVIDDDSDLIDEDSLLNEEDLKKSQLPSVGEVGKTGKACKTCTCGRAEAETKVKLGPTAEQLNNPQSACGSCGLGDAFRCSTCPYKGLPPFKLGEKVTLSGNFLDADI
- the LOC132065593 gene encoding anamorsin homolog isoform X6 gives rise to the protein MCNTANHIGGNLHQASPCHELDQKANSCYHRQRFSNLKTPLWKLHVQPTEAPLQDGQVGDGSILVLAEDVMVPVSVVYTAISVLKKEGAEKLDPMIVTQASTQSLTSAEFASMDFVALICRSLEFPSDKLCADISRVLKPGGIVLLSLSSQSVSKANFTHERNLLLAGLSDAQSSETGHSIVIDDDSDLIDEDSLLNEEDLKKSQLPSVGKTGKACKTCTCGRAEAETKVKLGPTAEQLNNPQSACGSCGLGDAFRCSTCPYKGLPPFKLGEKVTLSGNFLDADI
- the LOC132065593 gene encoding anamorsin homolog isoform X5 — encoded protein: MCNTANHIGGNLHQASPCHELDQKANSCYHRQRFSNLKTPLWKLHVQPTEAPLQDGQVGDGSILVLAEDVMVPVSVVYTAISVLKKEGAEKLDPMIVTQASTQSLTSAEFASMDFVALICRSLEFPSDKLCADISRVLKPGGIVLLSLSSQSVSKANFTHERNLLLAGLSDAQSSETGHSIVIDDDSDLIDEDSLLNEEDLKKSQLPSVGEVGKTGKACKTCTCGRAEAETKVKLGPTAEQLNNPQSACGSCGLGDAFRCSTCPYKGLPPFKLGEKVTLSGNFLDADI